The following are from one region of the Silene latifolia isolate original U9 population chromosome 9, ASM4854445v1, whole genome shotgun sequence genome:
- the LOC141602261 gene encoding uncharacterized protein LOC141602261 — translation MRYGLLEKYVLSLIMSCAKLRPYFESHPIIVKTNLPIKTVLRKPELSGRMVKRSVQLSTYDITFEPRTAIKSQALADFVSDFSPNLESDLAKEVNQLENKTSNQQWTLFTDGASNLRGTGLGLVLKSPQGNTIAQAVSCELKATNNETEYEALIARLKADVLASLGSNFTPAIFDKIPIVHILEPTISKPEQVNPVNTDSDSWTKPYYDWFLRGILPQGKHEVRAFKIKASSYSIINNTLFKRSQVGPYLRCLEPHKAKQVLQEIHEGYCGNHKGGRSLASKVLKTGYYWPTLRADCLDYCAKCEACQIHAPIIHQPSELLHSISVPWPFMKWGMDIVGKLPIAQSQKMFMLAMTDYFSKWIEADSFRQVTEKEVISFIRTNIICRYGVPSEIVCDNGTQFVGKRTKAFFDEWNINLATSTPGYPKVNGQAESSNKADWTTPKTSTGQTPYSLVYGCEAVIVVEVHVPTSRYSLNNIEAYADLMHDNLDLAEELRDSAKIRMALYQ, via the exons atgaggtatggcttacttgaaaagTATGTTTTATCTTTGATCATGTCATGTGCCAAGTtgcgtccttattttgagtctcaCCCCATAATAGTTAAGACTAACCTACCCATAAAAACTGTCCTACGcaagcctgaactgtcaggcaggATGGTCAAAAGGTCAGTCCAGCTTAGCACCTATGAtattacctttgaacccaggacagcaATCAAATCGCAGGCCTTAGCAGATTTTGTgtctgatttcagccctaacctagaatcaGACCTGGCCAAGGAAGTTAACCAGTTAGAAAATAAAACCTCCAACCAACAGTGGACCCTGTTCACTGATGGGGCATCTAACCTAAGGGgcacagggttaggattagtgctaaaATCTCCACAAGGGAACACTATAGCCCAGGCTGTGAGTTGTGAACTCAAAGCTACTAATAATGAGActgaatatgaagccctcatAGCAAGactcaag GCTGATGTTTTGGCCAGCCTTGGTTCGAATTTTACCCCTGCTATTTTTGATAAGATACCTATCGTTCATATACTTGAACCTACTATTAGCAAACCTGAACAAGTTAATCCTGTCAACACTGACAGTGACTCCTGGActaaaccctactatgactggtTCCTGCGAGGCATACTACCTCAAGGCAAGCACGAAGTCAGAGCATTTAAAATTAAGGCCTCCTCTTATTCCatcatcaataacaccttgtttaaaagGTCTCAGGTTGGACCGTACCTAAGGTGTCTTGAACCGCATAAAGCCAAGCAAGTACTTCAAGAAATTCATGAAGGATATTGCGGCaaccataaaggtggaagaagcctggcaagcaaggtactcaaGACTGGCTACTATTGGCCAACCCTAAGGGCTGACTGTCTAGACTATTGTgcaaaatgcgaagcctgtcaAATACACGCCCCAATTATTCATCAACCATCAGAACTACTACATTCAATTTCTgtaccctggccatttatgaagtggggcatggatatagtaggaaaactccCGATAGCACAAAGCCAAAAAAtgttcatgttagccatgactgactacttctccaaatggattgaagcggaTTCTTTCAGGCAGGTTACTGAgaaggaagtaatatccttcatcaggacaaatatCATATGCAGGTATGGAGTCCCTTCAGAGATAGTCTGCGATAATGGCACTCAGTTCGTTGGGAAAAGAACCAAGGCTTTCTTTGACGAATGGAATATCAACTTGGCGACTTCAACCCCTGGCTATCCAAAAGTAAACGGTCAGGCTgaatcaagcaacaag GCAGACtggacaactccaaagacatcaacaggccaaacaccttattccTTGGTATATGGTTGTGAAGCAGTCATCGTTGTAGAAGTGCACGTGCCAACCtcaagatatagcctgaacaaCATCGAGGCATATGCCGACCTGATGCATGACAACTTAGACCTGGCAGAAGAACTTAGAGACTCTGCTAAAATCAGGATGGCCTTATATCAATAA
- the LOC141602259 gene encoding uncharacterized protein LOC141602259: protein MEEATPKNYADSPFIDEIAIVDLPKKFVIPSIRTYDGTSDPHNHVAFYKQKILVASIPSEFRQVCMCKGFGTTLTSPALQWYINLPNGSIKSFVDLVNTFNQQFASSRELEKRSSDLYRITQIKDESLRSFLARFNKEKVSIPRCDIGTVMEAFRQGLLPNNDLYVELTKLEEDKSYKVGGTCNTKDYDKPNRKSGGRSNNYMSSPYTRPDLSEVNLTQEQQGLIKRVDNMGAVVRWPRKLDNLNPRKDHTKCGRIEDPSINIQEQKQECNLPPPPPLYEVKFINGGSEICGLTSSAAKKIATTPQTKSPCKPDNIPPITFSNCDLVGVPNIHHDGLVIAMQIGTANVRRILVDGGSSVNLIMLDVLKAMKIKEDQITMKSSVLVGFSGETKNTVGQIYFPTYTEGVASYERFGVLDYLPCYNVILGKPWIHNVKAVPSTYH, encoded by the exons atggaagaagctacCCCAAAGAattatgctgattcacccttcatAGACGAGATAGCTATAGtagatctccccaagaaatttgtGATTCCATCTATAAggacttatgatggaacctcagATCCACATAACCATGTAGCCTTCTACAAACAGAAAATATTGGTTGCATCTATTCCCAGTGAGTTTAGGCaggtttgcatgtgcaagggatttggaaccaCCCTGACTAGTCCTGCACTGCAATGGTACAttaacctgccaaatggaagcatcaagtcctttgttGATCTGGTCAATACATTCAATCAAcagtttgccagcagcagggaaTTAGAAAAACGCTCAAGTGACCTATACAGGATTACCCAGATAAAAGATGAGAGCCTTAGAAGCTTCCTTGCTAGGttcaacaaggaaaaagtatCAATACCCAGGTGTGACATCGGCACAGTAATGGAAGCATTCAGGCAGGGATTGCTACCCAACAATGATCTTTATGTTGAATTAACCAA ACTAGAGGAGGACAAGAGTTACAAGGTTGGAGGAACGTGCAACACAAAAGACTATGATAAGCCAAACAGGAAAAGTGGCGGCAGGAGCAACAACTACATGAGTAGTCCATATACCAGGCCTGATCTATCAGAAGTCAACTTGACACAAGAACAGCAAG GCTTGATCAAGCGAGTGGACAATATGGGGGCAGTAGTCAGGTGGCCCAGGAAGTTAGATAACCTGAATCCAAGGAAGGACCATACAaagtg TGGCAGAATTGAAGACCCCAGCATAAACATTCAAGAGCAGAAGCAGGAATGCaatctccctccaccacctccaCTCTACGAAGTAAAGTTTATAAATGGTGGATcagagatttgtggcctgacGAGTTCAGCAGCAAAGAAAATAGCCACGACGCCTCAAACTAAGTCACCCTGCAAACCTGACAACATACCACCCATCACATTCAGTAACTGTGATTTGGTGGGCGTCCCTAAcattcatcatgatggcctggtaatcgCCATGCAAATTGGAACCGCCAATGTAAGAAGGATcttagtagatggaggcagctcagtaaacctgatcatgctagaCGTGCTCAAAGCCATGAAAATCAAAGAGGATCAAATCACCATGAAGTCCAGTGTCTTGGTAGGGTTCAGTGGCGAGACAAAGAACACCGTGGGACAGATCTATTTTCCTACTTATACTGAAGGCGTCGCATCCTACGAAAGGTTTGGAGTCCTGGACTACCTGCCGTGTTACAACGTCATCCTAGGCAAACcttggattcacaatgtcaaggctgTCCCCTCAACCTATCAttag